GGGCCTGCTGCACGAAGTCGCCGAAGTGCTGGCCGAGCTGAAACTGTCGATCCACTCCGCGCATGTCGGCTCGTATGGCGAGCGCGTGTTTGACGCCTTCTATGTCCAGTCCGAGACAACCGGCGACGGCCACCTCTCGAAAGCCCGCAAAGAGGCCTTGAAAGACCGTCTTATGGCCGTCTTGTCGCGCGAGGAACCGGAGGGCCCGCAAACGCCCGCCCGTAAACTGAAACGTTCACGCGCCGTGGACAGCTTCTGAGAATTCAGGAAAAGCGGACAACATGAGCCTGGTTCGCAACACCGCCGTTCAGGCGTCTCTGACCTTCGCCAGCCGCATCCTCGGCTTTGCGCGCGACATCATCCTCGCCGCCAAGATCGGCGCCGGGCCGGTGGGCGATGCCTGGGCCACGGCCCAGCAGTTCCCGAATCTCTTCCGCCGCATTTTCGCCGAAGGCGCCTTCGCCTCGGCCTTCGTGCCAACCTATGCGCGCACCCTGGAGGCCGAAGGCCCCGAAGCTGCTCGCGCGGTGGCCGAAGATGCCCTCAAGGTCCTCTTTGCCGCCACCGCCGCGCTGACGATCCTTGCCCAGATCTTCATGCCCTGGGTCCTGCTGGTCATCCATGGCGGCCAGGCCGGCGATACCGAGAACTACAATCTCGCCGTGCTGCTCACCCGCATCACGATGCCTTACCTCACCTTCATGGCCATCGCCGCGCTCTTCTCCGGCGTCCTGAACTCGCTGGAGCGGTTCATCCTCTCGGCCGGCGCGCCGACGCTGCTGAACCTCTGCCTGATCCCCGCCGGCCTGCTCGGCACCACGCCGCAGCTGACCGCCACCTATGCCGCCATCGCTTTCTTCATCGCCGGTCTCCTGCAGGCGGGCGCGCTCTGGTGGGGTATCTCGCACCAGAAGGTGAAGCTCAGCCTGATCGGCTGGCCGCGCCTGACGCCCGCCGTCAAAAAGGTGCTGATGCTCGCCGTGCCCGGTACGATCGCGGCCTCCGGCACGCAGATCAACATCATCGTCAGCCAGTCGCTCGCCAGCTTCGAGGTCGGTGCCAAGAGCTGGCTCTACGCCGCTGACCGGCTCTACCAGCTGCCGCTCGGCCTCGTGGGTGTCGCGGTCGGCGTTGCCATCCTGCCGCGCCTCAGCCGCGCCGCGCGGGCAGGGGACTCCGATGCCGGCGCCCGCACAATGGATGAAGGCCTCGGCCTCGCGATGGCGCTCACCTTTCCGGCCGCTGCCGGCCTGATGGCCGCGCCTGTCTACCTGATCGACGCCTTCTTCGTGCGCGGCGCCTTCCTGCCGTCGGACGCGGCCGCCGCCGGCGCCGCGCTCTTCCACTTCGCCTGGGGCGTGCCCGCCTTCGTGCTCATCAAGGTGCTCGCCCCGCCCTTCTTCGCGCGGGAAGACACGAAAACGCCGATGCGCTTCGCGCTCGTCTCGGTCGTGGTCAACACTCTGCTCGGGGCAGGGCTGTTCTTCTGGCTGAAGCAGATCGGCCAGGACGGCTTCCCCGGTCTCGCCATCGCCACCAGTACGGCCGCCTGGGTCAACACCTTCCTGCTTTGGATCACGCTCACCCGGCGCGGATGGTATACGCCGGGGCCGAAGCTCGCCGGCGGCCTGATCCGGGCGGGCCTCGCCACCGCCATCCTCACCGCCGGCATCCTGCTGATGCTCTGGCAGCAGCCCGCCATCATCACGGCCGTGGGCGGCTCCCACGCGCTCGCCGCCGCCGCCACGGTCACCGCCGCCGCCGTCATTTATGGCCTGGCCGCCCTGATCACCGGCGCTGTCAGGATCAGCGACCTCCGGCAGGCTTTGCGCCGCTGATCAAACAGGCTAAACGCCCCGGATCATGACCGACACGACCCAAGCCTATACCGGCCCGAAACGCGTATTCTCCGGCATCCAGCCGACGGGAAACCTCCATCTTGGCAACTATCTCGGCGCGCTGAAGAAGTTCGCAGACCTTCAGGCCGAAGGGCATGACTGCATCTTCTGCGTCGTGGACCTGC
The genomic region above belongs to Acidobacteriota bacterium and contains:
- the murJ gene encoding murein biosynthesis integral membrane protein MurJ; the encoded protein is MSLVRNTAVQASLTFASRILGFARDIILAAKIGAGPVGDAWATAQQFPNLFRRIFAEGAFASAFVPTYARTLEAEGPEAARAVAEDALKVLFAATAALTILAQIFMPWVLLVIHGGQAGDTENYNLAVLLTRITMPYLTFMAIAALFSGVLNSLERFILSAGAPTLLNLCLIPAGLLGTTPQLTATYAAIAFFIAGLLQAGALWWGISHQKVKLSLIGWPRLTPAVKKVLMLAVPGTIAASGTQINIIVSQSLASFEVGAKSWLYAADRLYQLPLGLVGVAVGVAILPRLSRAARAGDSDAGARTMDEGLGLAMALTFPAAAGLMAAPVYLIDAFFVRGAFLPSDAAAAGAALFHFAWGVPAFVLIKVLAPPFFAREDTKTPMRFALVSVVVNTLLGAGLFFWLKQIGQDGFPGLAIATSTAAWVNTFLLWITLTRRGWYTPGPKLAGGLIRAGLATAILTAGILLMLWQQPAIITAVGGSHALAAAATVTAAAVIYGLAALITGAVRISDLRQALRR